In Carassius gibelio isolate Cgi1373 ecotype wild population from Czech Republic chromosome A10, carGib1.2-hapl.c, whole genome shotgun sequence, the DNA window TTCATACCTTGGGATGTATAGCAGGTCAGTGCTATCCAATGGAATAATACTGCCAATTATTATGCCgtttatagtaataatagtacCTATTATCATGCCTATTGTAGTATTTTGTCATGCATAcaccaagttaaaaaaaattctcaaatgtgttattttgtagGCTTCTCTTAGCGGCGCTGCATTATAATCACAATGCCAACCGCGAGACAGCACGGAGAAGTGATGGGACGGAGAAGTACTGCGTGCGGTATCCGCGCTTCAAAAAAGGTGCCCATGTGGTGCTTCCCATCAAAGAGGCAGCCTCATACGGTAAGCAGTGTCATGCAGTTCTATCATATTTTGAGATGGTGCACGAGACATCTGTGATCAGTGGCAATGATctttatacagtattattattattatgtctgcAGGTTATGCAACATCATTAATGAAGGCCCTTCGGGAAAGCTACACCAATTCACCTTCAGCTCTTCGAGAGGTTAGCGACAATTTGTCCTCCGATGCACCCGCCCCCATCGCCAAATCCTTCGAACAGGTTCCTAAGGAGGAGGCCGTCAGCCTCTACCTAGCCCGGTAGTCACGTTACACAAAAAcctaatttcacattattattattttttccacagACAAGTCCAATGATTTAgttgtaagtatttattttagttgttagTTATCTTCTTTCCCTCTGTCCCTGTCATCTCATTTGGTGGTGGTTTCCTGCATGCTGCatggtttgttttttctttgtgtgctATTGCTTTGGTTTTACtttacacaaaattattacttttttccgTCTTTGTAAGTGGCAATAATTGTCGCTGTACCCCATTCAAGGGGTCCTGCATGCTGCATGTCTG includes these proteins:
- the LOC128021580 gene encoding uncharacterized protein LOC128021580, which codes for MEAKWRSLVNHIQDIHDHDTPAFSSCAHGPLDGDQRNKEWLDPGSLAAVKLENIIMRTALLKDVRQLSPQHQTFSLEAYHSLILHFAPKHTGFSYLGMYSRLLLAALHYNHNANRETARRSDGTEKYCVRYPRFKKGAHVVLPIKEAASYGYATSLMKALRESYTNSPSALREVSDNLSSDAPAPIAKSFEQVPKEEAVSLYLAR